The genomic DNA AATTTAATCATCTATTATTTTGTTATAAGTAAATAAGGAAAAGGATAAATACTCCATCATTCCTTACAAAATAAAAAGTGGAAAGTTTTCCATGTTAGTTTTTGAATCCGTTCTTTCAAGTAAACGGACCATAAAAGaagattaattaataatacaacagaaatcttttttttcttttcccttttatagTGTCCTATTTAGCTTGTGAATTGCCAAGGCTGTGCTTAGTTCACTAGAACTTTCATCTTTTTCAGAATCTATTCTTAGTTTCTAGAAAATAGTGTTGAGACAAATATAAAATCTGATCTGATGAAACTGActactaaaaatttaaattgtgaATTTATATCGAATTGAAAGGGAGTCTTGACACAATGGTAaagttgtaggatcgaaaagcgctagagggggtggggggggtgtggggtgaatagcgttcgtggctaattcgttcgttttgAGTAAATACGCAGTGGAAAACAAAGATAGACAACGCAAAtaacaagaatttacttggttcggagcctgtcgcgactcctactttaaggcctgcatgtgagagtgctttcgatggacaatcactaatcaatcggaaagattacaaataGAGTTTTATAAGTAATTAGAAATTTAAAGAATACTGACAACTCTGTATAAGAAAATCTTCAGTAGAACCGTCGTCGGAGCTTTCGGGCGTTGTAGAAGCGTTTTCTGAGCCGCTCGAAGAAGCGGAAGTCGTTCGTTGTGTTGTTCTCAAGCTCTTGGTTGAATCTGCTTTTATAGGCCGTTCAGGGCTCGGCCACTCTGCGAGCTCCACATCAGCTTGGCAATAATTTTTGAGTTCCGGGTGCCCGAATCGACTCCTGGTGCCTGGACCagctccgggtgcccagaccccttccaggcgctcggaccaactTTTTCAGCcccttattttctgcaaaataaagttagttcagGCAAAAATAATATATCTAAACTGaaatttgacagcctctgactgCCCGGTTCTGATTTTGAGTTTCGTTGAAGCTCTAGGTCGAGCCgatgcctactgtttcctcttcggagaacgtgtcctcacctactcatctcaggagaagttacctgttgccagaccgatcctccagaccgactggacttttgcttagcgctcGAGGCTTCCGGTCTTCATATTGGACGCCCGCTCCACGATCCGTCCAGATTTCCACCCGGtctgcgaccaccaggatttcaacctaaaatccccgactctaggattttgtccGAAgcgctcgacctgccaagactttccacctagggttaccaccccctaggacctagggttaccgcctcctagggttaccacctcctagggttttccacctgcctagaatctactaggacttttgcctaagaacacttaggacttttcctacaagctcaatcaaccttgttaactcacaagacaacttaactttggaccctttgacataatcaaaacacaagttcgatcgtctggtgctttccgcaccaacaaaagTTGTTGCCGTGTGACCTAAAAATCATGGGTTTGAGCCTCAGAAATAGCCTCTTACAAAGCAGGATAAGATtgcgtacaatagacccttccTCAGGATCCCGtattggcgggagcttcgtgtattggattgtttttttttttgtgaatttgTATCGAATTATCCCTATTTGTTTCTATTGGATACTTAAATTTCACATTTGATGTCTGCCCGGTTCATGCAAAAATAAAAGGAGGAATTGGATGCAAACATATTCTCTATTTTTTCCTTCATTCAAATAAGAGATTGATTCTTTCAgtttgtttcctttttctttttttgtttctgTTTCAAGTAAACACAACATTAGGTTTGTGCCTAATCTCTTGGTTAATACAGGATCTTGGCACATTAGTCCACATTGTTCATCTTACTACTATGCaaattattcctatttttggaaagtttgagattttttttcttttttatgtacCTTAACAATGTATGCTTAATCTCCCGTTTTTGAATTATTTGTATTTAGGTATATTGTTCATGTTGCAAAAGATTCTGGTGTGTACTGAAGTATTGTTGATATTGAACTATTCATCCAGGAAAGGATTGGCTCCACATTTGAAATCTTTGATGGGTCCTTGGTGGTTTTCTCAATTTGATCCAGTTCCAGAAGTTTCTCTGGCTGCTAGGCTGTCTTTAGAGGTTTGAAATTCATGCCTCATACCCATCATTCTTTTTAATTAGAGAAGAACCTTGAAAAGGGTCACTAACGCTTAGAAACATCCACACGAACTCCTTTTCTTCAAATTTCTTATTGGGACTCCATACAAAAGGTAATTCCAATCTTACCCTCAGAACAAGTCATGTATACAAATGTTTTTGTGAAAACATTGTTCATGCATTGATCTGAACAATTTTGGACCGAAATATGGTTTCGAGAGTAATTCAAAATTATCTTTTCATGGGGCTTTAATTGGGAGTTTTTACTAAACAGAGTGTTATGTGGGTATTTTAGGTTGTTCGGATTTTTTTGGGGCTTTTGCTTTATAATTCTATGCTGACATGCATATAATCATTACATATGCTATGGGAAAGAATGTTCTGCATGTGCCACCATTGACTGCGGACATGGGACGAGGTTGCTGGCGAAGCCACTAATGGTGTACATGTAAGGAGACGTTTTTGTGGGGTTGAAGTGGTTGTTGGGATGTGACAAAGATGACTATTGTGCATTAACTCttgcaagagaagagagagataCAAATTGTCACCTTGGAGTGGGGAAGGAATTATGAGATCGTGCTACATGACAACCGGTGAGCTGTTGGATCAGTGACCGCCAATCGCCTGGCCTAGGCGATTGAATTttgttttactattttttatatataatattataaatagtctttattctatatttacttttaataatatatattaatttaaaaaatcaaaacaagtaatatatatatatatatataatgagataattttattaggttttaattaagtctatttaaattaaCTCAATCATAGCAGGAGTTGATTAGAATTATTAacctaaaatttaattaaaccgtGTACCCTATTTTTATCAGGCGATGAGTCTGATGCGTTGCCAGGACCTCACAACGCACTCGGACACATCACCGGGCTCGGGCGACGGGTCCAGGCCTATTGCCAGGCTCAGACGACGCATCCGGGCTTGCGCAACGCATCCGGACTTGTCGTCGGCCCAAGTGACGCGTCCGGACCCATCGCGGTGGTGAAACGCTGACAGCGGCAGTTCGAGGTGTGGCAATGGTAGGAGGAGGTGAGTTATAGCCTAAAGCACTGCCTTTGCTTGAGGTAGTGCGGTTGATGCCCACCTCCCGCCTAGGCGGTGCCTAGGCGGCCACCTCGGTCGCCATTTAGAACATTGCTGGTGAGCAAGAGGAGGAACCTGTGTTGCATTTAGCTGTGTTTGTGGGGTTGTTTGTGGTGCTGTTGCTGGCCGTGGGAACAAAGGAAAGGAGAAATTATAATGCTCAGGCAAGGGATAGAGAGCTATGTGCTGTGAGGCTTGCAAGCAATTAAAGTGGGAATTGCTGAGTATACTTAGAGGAGTTGCTTTGTTAGTGGGGTTGGATGAGCATTATTGGTGATTTTGAAGGAGGGAGGCATTAGGCTATGTTATTTGGGAtgacaaaaataatatctatgaAAAGGAACAGCTTCTGAGACACAATCCTGTATCTTCCTTTTGATTGCTTTGGAGGAACTTGTCAGAATGTCAGGGAGGGGTGGCTTGTAGTGTCCTTAAAAGAACTTTTTCCCTGAaatgtttttgcccaaaactggGCAGAAGTGAAGGGAGCAATAAAAAAAAAGGGTAAAAGAAGACAGCAGGAATATAGATGCTGCACAACTGACTCCCCACACGTTGATGGCAATGTTGTCTATCTCACAACCGCATACCATTGAGCCTTAACTGCTGACACCTCTGATTCCTAGAACCGCTTCACAAACCCTCTTCTTCCAATCTCAACTGCCATGGGTCATCGATCCCAATATGCCCTTCAAGCGTACCACCGCTTCCCATCCGACTTCATCACCCAAGTTGTTGAACATCTGAATGGCAATGATTGCAGAAAGATAGTGTGGGGTACGGTTGAACAATTCGGTGGGAGCAAGAAGGAGACAAGGATAACTTCATCATTTTATATTCTCCCtccccttctttcttctagagTAAAAAGAGCCTTAAGATTTGGGAGTGTGGATGAACTTTCCCTATCCAATTAACATTTTGTCTTTGACTCATTGATTGATGTAGGTTTGATTTGAGTTGGTTCAGTTCTGGTTCATCCTTTAAACGTCCATACTGGTTTCTGTTTAACTTGAGCTCAACATGAATCCTAGGCAAACTAAACCTAATCCACTCTCTAAAAATACAGCAAGCCACCAGTTAAACTGAAACTAAGTCCAATTAATTGCAAATATGCCCCAACTAAACCTCAATCAAGCAAGTTACCTTATACTGATTGCTCTAAACATGTCTAACAATGATAAAAGAAAAATCAGGCTTACAGAGGCTCACTTTATTTTTTTAGCTATTTTTCGATTGACTATGAGTTTTTTTCCTCCCTTGTATTCAAAGCTATCATTagtgatatttaaattttccaCAGATTTTTAGCTGTGCTCTAGTTAAATTTCCCTCATTCTGTAATAACTTTGCTAATGTTATTGCAGGCAGCCTTTCCAATGCAAGAACGAAGGCTGGATGCTTTGATGTTTTGTGTAAATGAGATTTTTCTCTATTtagatgaaaatttgaaattaacacCACAAACGATGTTTGATAAAGCCATACCTGCTGATGAGTTGGAAGATATGCACCAAAGAGTATGTGTTTGGACctcccttttattttaatattaaacttcCATTGAACTTGTTCTACATTGTTTTAGCATATGACAGGTGTTCAACTAATTAATTGATATTTGACTTTTAGATTAGCTTTATTCTCTAGTATGGTTTCTTTTTGTTGGAACAGAATAATTGACAAAGAATTTTTAGTTCTTGGATATATCATATAACACTGTGTTTTTTGCTTTTATCATTTGCAAATATCACACATGACATTTGTAGAATTTTGCTTGCACTTGATGCAAGCTATTCTGATATGGTCTTACACCTCTTTGTTTCACTAAGGTCAGCTATTCATGTTAGAAGTGCATTTGTGAATAAACTATTCGATTCAACTAGGCTACATGTTCTCCTCAGGACACTTCAAGTAACATTTTTTTTGGAAGTTCTGGATCTCTGGAATTTGATTTTagcatttattttggaagttctGGATCTCTGGAATTTGATTTGAGCATTATTATATTTTGCCACTTCTTTAGTTGGAGAGAGGATGTATTTTATTTCGTTAACAAGTGTTCATTTACTCCAATGTTAATATGTTCGTGTTACAATCCCTGTTACTGAGTTGTGCTCTGCTACTTATGAAGTATGTAGCCATCAATTACTATTATCCAGTGCTATAGATATTTAGCACAAATATGAAGAAGGTAATTCACGAAAAAGGAATCTTAGATATTATCATAGTTTACAAGGCTTCTATCTACTGCCTACAGTTTCAATTCTTGTTATTAATCTTTCCTCTAGAACATAATGTTATTGTTTAGCTTTTGCTCGTTGGGTTCTATTTCCATGATCTTTGACTACATTTCAGGGTACTTTCCTTTTCTGCAGGCAATTTCATCTTCATTATTGGCAATAGCAACCCTTATTGACATTTTACTGGTTGTAAAAATGCCAAACTCTGATAATGGAAATTGTTCGCCTGAACAAAAGCTTGTATCCAGAGCAAGGACTGCTGCAGTATCTTCTGTTGAAAATCTGCTTGCTATGCATAAGTGTTTTCTTCAACATATGAAATCCAAGCATCCCAGTGTTCGTACAGCTACATATTCTATCATAGCTAGCATTATAAAAAATATCCCACATGTCTTGAATGAAGAAAATGTGAAGGTGCTTTCAACTGCCATACTTGGTGTTTTACaagagaaggatgcatcttgccATTCGTCCATGTGGGATATGTTATTGCTCTTTTCAAAAAAAATCCCAAATGGTTGGTCATATTGTAACACCCAGAAAGTTGTTCTCAACAGATTTTGGCATTTCTTAAGAAACGGATGTCATGGATCACAACAAGTTTCATATCCAGTACTTGTGCTATTCTTGGATTCAATACCGACTGATGTAAACCTTGGCGAGCAatttgttgattattttttccaaaatCTTTGGGCTGGAAGATATTCTTCATGCCACTCACTTGCTGATAGCAAGGCTTTATTTGGTGCATTTAAAGAATGTTTTCTCTGGGTGTTACATCATGTATCAAGGTATATGCTTTACATAACTGATCGCTCAAATTACTACAATCTTGTTTCTCTTTGATCTTTCACTTTTGTCTACTGACATATTCATccatgatatattttttttattttttttctttgcagaTATTGTAAAACAACAGATGACCAAAGTGAACTTCCTATCAAGTTGATAAATGATATTTTTGTAGAACTATTATTGAATGACTATCTGCTGTCAGCTAGCGTGAAAAAGCGAGATGAAAGTTCACAAGCAAGGTCTGATATCTCAACTGATGGTGGCAGTTCGCTGTCTCATGAAAGGCCACAACAGAGAGTTAATAGTAGCCATCAAGCGTTTTTTACTGAAGAGTTATTGAGGTGTATTATTGGAATTCTATTAGAGATCTCCCAAGAGGATCAAAATTTGACATGTGTTTTCTGTACATCCTTTCAGAAGGACTGTCTTGAAATTATTCGAGAAGGGGATTCCTTGCAAAATTTTCCTGAGTGTATAGAAAGAATTGTCAGATTTTTTCTAGCAATTGATAAGTGTATTTTGCTGAAAGGTCATGATTGGCCTTTGCACTTTTTAGGCCGACCGCTATTTTTTACCACCTTCCCTGTGATTAAGTCTATGGTGAGTTCAGGACAAAGTATATAAATACTAtctattttttatttccttttcttggcTGACTTTTTGTTCATCGAAATGTATTTTCCGTTTTCTATGAAGATATTATTTGAAGTCCTGTTTACTGTTGTGTCCCATTACCTAGAGCAGGATAGTATTTTCTCTAAGGACAATATACAACTGTTGTACCAGAACAGTAAGGTTTGTATGACGCTCTAGTTTGCATTGCATGATGATCTTTTATTTTTAACTTGTTCTTCTGGCTATTGTCAAGACAATACACTGGTATTGATACTAAAACAAGTTACGTGCATTCCAATGAAAAATTTCATCAAGTTGAAGCTCTGCAGAGGATACAGTTAACTTTACCAGAAGGGCTTTGTTGGCCTTCAGGATTGGAATTTTGAATCAGTGGAAAATTACTGCTTGCTACATGATAAAATGTCCCCTGAAGTTTCTACCAAATCTGGAACATAGATTAAGTGCAGTGAATACTAGCCCACGGTTATTTGAATCTGTACGTATTTAAGAATTAAGATAACTAAGCTTGATGAAAGTTTTCATCTTTTGAGTTCTGCACTTGTGTTGTTATAACTTAAATTTTatgatattttcttttatttttgaatGATCACAGCCTATCAAGTCTTTGGCAAAACCTCCGTAGGTATTTCCTTTTGCATACGTTGATGATGTTTATTGGCATCTGTTGTTTTGCAGGATTCTCTGGATGCAGTCAAGCTTCTGTCCATCTTGGTTGAAATATTTGGACCCGATCAAATATTCTCAGAGTTTGATAGCCCAAATGCAATGGATATTGAAACCAAGACGAAGCATTTTTTTCATACATTCAATAATGACTTTATTCCATGGTGTTTAGAAGGAGTTGGTAGTTTCGGAAATCTAAAACTAGATTTTCTGCTCGATTTGTTTCAAGATGACTATTTTTTTCAGCAATGGTGTGCAGTTATCACCTATTGTGTAGATGATACAAAATTCACTGAAACCTCAGACAACATTAGTAATATTCAGGTGCTTGCTATTCTCATTGGGAAGGTCAGGGAAAGAATTAGGAGCAAGAAGCTGGGAAGGCTGCGAAAGTTTGGCTTGTCACCAGAACATTGGCACCACGACTTGCTAAATTCATCTGCAATAAGTTTTGCTCACCAGACTTCCATGATAAACTGTCATGCTCAATTTCTATGGTAATTTTGCGTTTTTATATCCTCAAAAAGATCAAtggaaaaaacacaaaaaaagTTTATATTATTATGGTAGTGTTACAATACATCCATGTGGGTGAGCAAATGGCTAAGCTGTATTTAAGGTTAATGTTTGTTTGATGCCCAATAGAGTAATACAaacaaatttaatctattttaaaTGAGAGAGTAAAGGGTGGGCAAGAGTATGCCATAGCTTGACAGACATAATCATACTAATAACACATttctaaaacttcttttcctttttattctttCATTCTACTTATATCTAATCATAATTTTTTTGCTACTCGTGTTGCAAGTAGCATAAATctaatcataattttttttcccaaaatgAAGCACAGTTGTTGATATGATCATCCAAATTTTCCTTTAATCATGTGCTGGAATCCTCTTTTTTTTACATCGGTAACAACTGCATCTTGTTGACATGTAATTTCTAAGACACATTCTCTATGTTTTTTAAAgtctttccttcttctttgtgTATGATGACCATGCTAATGCTgatcctatttttattttttctgtataatttttgctactttgaagtaaatttttttaagttggaTGACAGCTCAATGCTTAATGAATCTGAACCTGATTTGGGTACTTTTATTGCTAATGGGAATCAAGAGAAATGCACTTTATTTGAGTAGTCATCTCTAAGCAAACTGAACCTTGTTTATCATTTAACTGTACTTTCAAGCTTCTAAAAAACATAAGAGGCAAAATCTCAGTTCCTTAGCTAGTAGGGCTACATCCAAGAGTAACAGCTTTTAGAAGTTATCAATAAGTAACAATCTGTGGGCATATAGGTGGTCCAAATTACTGAATATAATATAATGTTAACCaacaaaaatgttttttttttaattatgttttttttaaaatttatttattttacatttCATTTGGATAATTTTTCATGTAGTGCCGTACTTGGAGGGTCAGCCGAAGATGATCAGCTTTGCTTTTTGTCTAAAGAAACTTTAATTATTGTCTGGgagggaattttgagaaaaatgacATCACTTCTTACTTCGTCATCATTTCATTGGGTTCATTTTGCATGCTCTTTGATTCTAGGTTCTGACCACAATGATTTTCTTAAGCTGCAAGAAGCATCTTTCTCAATGAAGGTTGCAATGGCTCAATTTTCTTTTGAAGTTCTCAAGGGTAGCATATTTTGCTTGAAGATAATTGATGATAGTTGCACCTTAGTTTCTTCACTCTTAGCAACCCTATTTGTTCTTGATTGGGAAAATTGCATGATGGCTCTGACTTGTACTAATGATAAATTTGATTGTTCAAAATATGCTGGTGATATTGATAATTCTCTGTTGGAAACTGAAGTTCTTGGCAATGAGGAGCAGGTTGATGCCAAGTTGGCTTTGGGAAGAAAATTTTGTGCCTATCGCCGTAAGATAACTCCTAATTTCTTGAAAAACACAAGTCGCGAGACACAATCAAGATTTCAAAACATTTTAGTGAAAATAGTAAGGTTTGCATTACTAGACTCAGATGATTTAGTTTCTCCAAAAGAATCTATTTCATTCTGTGAATGGGTGTTAGATATGGCAGAAATAATATGCGACACTAGAAAAGAGATGCAGATTTTGTTGGACCAATTATTCCAAGAGGGAAAATCTTGGCCTTTCTGGGTTAAATCACTCATTGACAGTGGGAACAGAGTTGCAACTTTCCAGCGTGAGACAGCTTCATTGAGTGTTAATGTAAGGATTCTGTATGCCACTTATTTTGTATTATTTGCATTGCTCTGCAAAACTACACCTTCCTTTGTGATACATAGCTTTGAATATTGGAACAAACACATTTGACGACGATGATATATACTACTGAATAAGCAGAATTCTTTATAGTTCTTACTGTTAGGGGAGTGTATAATATAGCTTGGAATAATTTTGCTAGAATTTGATGCTGTGATGTTTGAATATATGCCTGTTAATGTTGTACACTAAGATCATGCTTTCGATATGCATAATATGTAATTTTGCAGTGTTTTTATAAGCTTGTGTGGAACTTAGGATAGCATTACCCTTCTATTTGTTTTTCTCAACTTGTATTTGACTTTTTCACAAGAGTTGATCCCTTTGCTTgccatttatttcttttattgttagGCATAATTGTTTGCAAGCAACAATAATTCTTGCATTAAGACACTAAGTGGCCATTATTGAATGGACGTATTTCTTTTATTAATGGACATAGTTGTTTGCAAGCAACCATAATTCTTGCCTTGCATTATGACTCTAAGTGGGCTTTCATGGTTGGTGATGcaaagagatgttgcaaaatttGATGGCACTTGCTTTATTCTGAGAGAAAATACATGCTAAATGATTGACTACTGAATCTGGCTAGTCATTTGTCTGGAAACATACAATTTGATAGGAATTCAAAAAATGTGGTAAGTTTGTCATAATGTTAAGATGTAAgcaagaaacttggttatgatgAGCTGTACATTGTTTAACCATTCTGCTATTTAGCATACCTTAGTTATAAACTAGTTGGTCCTTGGCTTATAAAGTATACTGTTCTAAATGTAAGACAAATTCCCTGGCTCCCTTGGGAACTAGAACCTCTCTAAGAAGTAGTTTCTCACAGAAAAGATTAAAGTTATTGTCTGTTACCAATTTAAATAATTGGTCTGACTGATAACCTTCTGATCAGGTTATACAGTGTCAAGAGGTTGAGCGAATTTCCTCCTGATCAGGTTATTCATTGTCAAGGTCATCCAGTGGGGTATTATCCCATACCAATTTGGATAACTGGTCAGACTGATATGCTTCTGACCAGGTTATCCAATGTCAtgcattttcatttttattttaactttaatacCTTTAAGTAGGATTTTTGAATCCTTTCCCTTCTCTTTCTTAGTTATCTATCATAGAGAAAGACCAGGAAAGCTTGGTACAATGCACATAATGACattctttcttttttgtttttaggAGATAAGTGGATATGGATAAGGTGAAATAATCATTTAAGATGGATAAAATTTTCCATAAATACAAGCTTTTATGTGGATTTGCAGATGTATAAATATGAAAGGTGGGATACTAATGCAAAGATAGATAATGAAAAGCACTAAAAGATTTCATTTATCTTTCCTAATTTTTTTACTttgtataataaaaaatattcttgagagaagagaggaattctAAGAGATGTCTTTCTTAActtattttgtaaaataaataaagTGATGAATTTTCTCTGTTGAGAATCTTGATGGACAAGGAAAGAATATAAAACAAGAAcctactttttcaaaaaattctttcttGTATAACCATGTGGCAATTGTTTTTCACCTGAAAAATGCCTTTCTATGCCAAATAATGGTAATGGTAAATTCTTGTCCTATTATAAAAGATAgttgtgtagatcttgttttaatatttttttttctttgttgaaTCGTTTATTGTACCATGGGTTGCACATGTAAATTGTTATAATAAATAGGGCACACTGATTATCATAGAGTAAGGTTATCCTGTTTTGTTGATGTAATTACTTCAGTGTTTTTGGTTTCTGATTAATAGGGAAGCTCTTTGCTTTTATGTCAACTTTTTGGTGTTACTAAATGCTTTTATCATAATTTACTTTGTTGAAACAATTGTTTTGAATTATGTAATAAACAATTGTTTGAAATTATGCAATAATTGATGTACTTAAATGTATTCCTCTTGACTAACCAATACTGAATTTTACTGCTAGTTATATCATGTTTCTCCGCCATTCTACGTATGCTTATGTAGGGTTATACTCTAGTGTGTTTTTTAAGGCTCAACCTTTTGCTTCTATTTCATTTTCTGCATCCTCTTGACAAACTAGTTATAGTGTCTGTAGTTGACATTGGCATGATGTCTCGATGGGAATAATGCAGGAACACCATAATCACAGTTTTGTTGCTTTTGCTGACAAGCTTGTTTCAAGACTTGGAGTCGATGTGGTAATTGCAGGTCTTACAGAGATTTCTATTGGCTCATCACGCATTGAGGTTGTTTCAGGATTTTCATCTCCTTACAAACGTGAGTGGCTTGCTGCTGAAATAATTTCTTCATGGGAGTGGCAAGTGAGTAATGCAACAGAGGCTTTCTTACCTTTGCTTAGCAAATATGCAAGAACTGAAACCTCTACTCTTGAAGCTAATATTTTGTTCTCTATTATTAACACATTAATTGATGGAGCTATTACACATGAAACTCATGATCACTGGGCATCTTTTGATTCATGGAGGGTTCTGCATGATGAATTTGATAAAATCAATGATCCATTTCTCCGTGGCCTAGTTTCCTTGCTCTCTACTTTGTTTGTCAAGGAAAAAGTCTGGGGAAAGTGTGAGGCCATTCAATTATTTAAACAGCTTATGGATAAACTTTATGTTGGCACTTCTGTAGTGCAGTATTGCCTTAGAATTCTTCCTTTCATTTTAAGTATTATTATACCATCAGCACTAGAAAACTCAGAATCTGATGGCACAACTGAAGAAATTTTGAAAGATTCTCTACACGAAAACCCAACAAGGAAATATGTCATGAGTTGGCTTGAAAACTCCCTTTCCTTTCCTTCAATAATCTCAGCCAAAACAGAACAAGGTAATTGCATTTTCTTGTAGTAGTTTACCTTTATATATAAGATGATTGTGCTATATTTACATCATGTTTTCCATGTGACAGACGTTGAAGAATGGATCCAGGCCGTTATATCATGTTATCCATTGAGGACAACAATGGAAACTGGGAAATTTGAAGTAAGTTTATTGAGGAATGTGAGCAATGAGGAGGCAACTTTGCTTCTGAGTTTATTCAGAAAGCAAGTATGCTTTAATGATGCTTCTGCAGCCACTAATCAGAAGCAGATTATTTTAGGGAAACTAATAGCTGTTTCCGTTGGGTATTGCTGGCAAAAATTTGATAAAGATGACTGGAGTTTTGTGTTAGATAATTCACATAGGTGGTTGGAGTCATCTGTTTTGTTGCTGGAAGAGATAACTGATAGCATTGATGATGCAATAGTTAACCACACAATTATAAATGGCTTAGAATGTACTCAAAAGAAGCTCGAAATCTCTCTTCAGAATTATGATCCATGGATATTTCATTTATCAACTGCCGCATTAGTTACATTATGTCTTCTCTCACAACCGGAAGAACATGAAAAAACAGATAGTACAGAGGCTTTGCATCACATAAAACTTGGAAAGTGGGCTGCAATGAAAGATCAAACCATGGCAAGTATCTTACGCTTGTTTTTTGCAACTGGAGCTAGTGAGGCTATTGCAAACTCATGTAATGGAAATTTATCGAATG from Zingiber officinale cultivar Zhangliang chromosome 4A, Zo_v1.1, whole genome shotgun sequence includes the following:
- the LOC121969355 gene encoding E3 ubiquitin-protein ligase listerin-like isoform X4 — translated: MQERRLDALMFCVNEIFLYLDENLKLTPQTMFDKAIPADELEDMHQRAISSSLLAIATLIDILLVVKMPNSDNGNCSPEQKLVSRARTAAVSSVENLLAMHKCFLQHMKSKHPSVRTATYSIIASIIKNIPHVLNEENVKVLSTAILGVLQEKDASCHSSMWDMLLLFSKKIPNGWSYCNTQKVVLNRFWHFLRNGCHGSQQVSYPVLVLFLDSIPTDVNLGEQFVDYFFQNLWAGRYSSCHSLADSKALFGAFKECFLWVLHHVSRYCKTTDDQSELPIKLINDIFVELLLNDYLLSASVKKRDESSQARSDISTDGGSSLSHERPQQRVNSSHQAFFTEELLRCIIGILLEISQEDQNLTCVFCTSFQKDCLEIIREGDSLQNFPECIERIVRFFLAIDKCILLKGHDWPLHFLGRPLFFTTFPVIKSMDSLDAVKLLSILVEIFGPDQIFSEFDSPNAMDIETKTKHFFHTFNNDFIPWCLEGVGSFGNLKLDFLLDLFQDDYFFQQWCAVITYCVDDTKFTETSDNISNIQVLAILIGKVRERIRSKKLGRLRKFGLSPEHWHHDLLNSSAISFAHQTSMINCHAQFLCAVLGGSAEDDQLCFLSKETLIIVWEGILRKMTSLLTSSSFHWVHFACSLILGSDHNDFLKLQEASFSMKVAMAQFSFEVLKGSIFCLKIIDDSCTLVSSLLATLFVLDWENCMMALTCTNDKFDCSKYAGDIDNSLLETEVLGNEEQVDAKLALGRKFCAYRRKITPNFLKNTSRETQSRFQNILVKIVRFALLDSDDLVSPKESISFCEWVLDMAEIICDTRKEMQILLDQLFQEGKSWPFWVKSLIDSGNRVATFQRETASLSVNEHHNHSFVAFADKLVSRLGVDVVIAGLTEISIGSSRIEVVSGFSSPYKREWLAAEIISSWEWQVSNATEAFLPLLSKYARTETSTLEANILFSIINTLIDGAITHETHDHWASFDSWRVLHDEFDKINDPFLRGLVSLLSTLFVKEKVWGKCEAIQLFKQLMDKLYVGTSVVQYCLRILPFILSIIIPSALENSESDGTTEEILKDSLHENPTRKYVMSWLENSLSFPSIISAKTEQDVEEWIQAVISCYPLRTTMETGKFEVSLLRNVSNEEATLLLSLFRKQVCFNDASAATNQKQIILGKLIAVSVGYCWQKFDKDDWSFVLDNSHRWLESSVLLLEEITDSIDDAIVNHTIINGLECTQKKLEISLQNYDPWIFHLSTAALVTLCLLSQPEEHEKTDSTEALHHIKLGKWAAMKDQTMASILRLFFATGASEAIANSCNGNLSNVVASSRLMQSHFWGMIASFVWNSPKLVRSAAVESMKLWGLSKDSISSLYAILFSSRPISSLQFAAYCLLSSEPLCHLSVASEGSLEGEGSSFMESELSLDVESSSEETFCLRDEISFLIQRQSADLPEMDLISQERVNVFIAWALLLSCLNSFSPSSKAREKMVQYIQDSVSSTILDCIFQHIPLKSGANNVKKKEIELAVEASNAANAARHSITTCSLELYVQSLWPVRIDTMASLAGSIYGMMIHLLPSYVRNWFSSLRDRSLSSAVESFTKAWCSPPLLLDELSQVKETVFADDNFSVSVNRSASEIIATYKKEETGMDLVIHLPSSYPLRPVDVECARSLGISEVKQRKWLLSLTAFVRNQNGAIAEAIRIWKSNFDKEFLGVEECPICYSINHTTNHSLPRLACKTCKHKFHSACLYKWFSTSHKSTCPLCQSPF